One segment of Trachemys scripta elegans isolate TJP31775 chromosome 1, CAS_Tse_1.0, whole genome shotgun sequence DNA contains the following:
- the LOC117875157 gene encoding small nuclear ribonucleoprotein F-like: MCGPASNFLFYHCLVPGRITMSLPLNPKPFLNGLTGKPVMGKLKWGMEYKGYLVSVDGYMNMLLANTEEYINGALSGHLGEVLIRCNNVLYIRGVEDEEDGEMRE; encoded by the coding sequence ATGTGCGGCCCTGcgagtaattttttattttaccaCTGCCTTGTGCCAGGCCGCATTACCATGAGCTTGCCTCTGAATCCCAAGCCCTTCCTGAACGGGCTGACAGGGAAGCCGGTGATGGGGAAGCTGAAGTGGGGGATGGAGTACAAGGGCTACCTGGTGTCTGTCGACGGCTACATGAACATGCTGCTTGCAAACACAGAAGAATACATAAATGGTGCATTGTCAGGGCACCTTGGTGAAGTTTTGATAAGATGTAACAACGTCCTGTACATCAGAGGAGTAGAAGATGAAGAAGATGGAGAAATGAGAGAATAA